The Salegentibacter mishustinae genome includes a window with the following:
- a CDS encoding substrate-binding domain-containing protein, giving the protein MKTIKVGGVPEHFNLPWHLCIEEKLFEDKDLNVIWKDFPGGTGEMNKALRSGEIDVAVILTEGIVKDVISGNESKIIQTYIGSPLVWGIHVAAGSKYKSVEELKNTKAAISRKGSGSHLMSYVNAQNHEWNTDDLKFEIVKDLDGAVKALKEDKAQYFMWEHFTTKPLVDKRVFRRLADCPTPWPCFVIAARNETLKNEPERIKRMLEVLNKETNRFKDLPKIAEKLAERYDQQLEDIKKWLEITSWSQEQISEEELEKVQDKLLELNLISKKQPTSEFIHNL; this is encoded by the coding sequence ATGAAAACAATAAAAGTAGGTGGCGTACCCGAACATTTTAATCTTCCGTGGCATTTATGTATTGAAGAAAAACTTTTTGAGGATAAAGATCTAAATGTGATTTGGAAAGATTTTCCAGGTGGAACGGGTGAAATGAATAAAGCATTACGTTCGGGGGAAATTGATGTTGCTGTAATTTTAACTGAAGGAATTGTAAAGGATGTTATTTCGGGAAATGAAAGCAAGATTATTCAAACTTATATTGGGAGTCCATTAGTCTGGGGGATTCATGTGGCTGCCGGTTCAAAATATAAATCGGTTGAAGAACTTAAAAATACAAAGGCCGCCATTAGTAGAAAAGGCAGTGGTTCCCATCTTATGTCTTATGTAAATGCGCAAAATCACGAATGGAATACCGATGATCTTAAATTTGAAATTGTAAAGGATCTGGATGGCGCTGTAAAAGCTTTAAAAGAAGATAAAGCTCAATACTTTATGTGGGAGCACTTTACCACAAAACCATTGGTAGATAAACGCGTTTTTAGGAGATTGGCAGATTGCCCAACGCCCTGGCCTTGTTTTGTTATCGCAGCAAGAAACGAAACTTTAAAAAATGAACCAGAGCGTATTAAGAGAATGCTTGAAGTTTTAAATAAAGAAACAAATCGCTTTAAGGATCTTCCTAAAATTGCAGAAAAATTAGCCGAAAGATATGATCAGCAATTAGAAGATATTAAAAAATGGTTGGAAATCACTTCCTGGAGTCAGGAACAAATATCCGAAGAAGAGTTAGAAAAAGTACAGGATAAACTACTAGAACTTAATTTAATTTCAAAAAAACAGCCCACTTCAGAATTTATTCATAATTTGTAG
- a CDS encoding dicarboxylate/amino acid:cation symporter encodes MKKLALHWQILLGMAAGVIFALILTNFSWGAEFIGDWVKPFGNIFINALKLIAVPLILASLIKGISDLKDISKLSKMGARTIGIYIFTTVIAVSIGLGMVNLIKPGNAITAETQQDLIASYEGDASGVKANADKQRESGPLQALEDIVPDNIFAAASDNANMLQVIFFAIFFGIGLILIPEKEAKPVKDFFDGFNEVILKMIDLIMLTAPYGVFALLAALVVESPSTDLFAALAMYGVTVLIGLALMIGFYILLVWVVTKNKPSFFINGIAPAQLLAFSTSSSAATLPVTMERVEEHMGVSREVSSFVLPIGATINMDGTSLYQAVAAVFIAQAFGMDLSIGAQLGIIATATLASIGSAAVPGAGMVMLVIVLAQAGIPEAGLALIFAVDRPLDMCRTTVNVTGDAAVSLMVAKSVNKMGPPNVKEWDDDYHPDSNTGENKTELEKKEKA; translated from the coding sequence CACTGCACTGGCAGATTTTACTTGGAATGGCTGCCGGGGTTATATTTGCCCTTATTCTTACTAATTTTAGCTGGGGAGCAGAATTTATTGGAGACTGGGTAAAACCCTTCGGTAATATTTTTATCAATGCTTTAAAGCTTATTGCAGTGCCACTTATTTTGGCTTCTTTAATAAAAGGAATTTCAGATCTTAAAGATATTTCAAAGCTCTCTAAAATGGGAGCTCGTACTATCGGGATTTATATTTTCACCACTGTAATCGCCGTTTCCATTGGTCTTGGGATGGTTAACCTTATTAAACCGGGTAACGCAATTACTGCAGAAACGCAACAGGATTTAATAGCGAGCTACGAGGGAGATGCGTCTGGCGTGAAAGCCAATGCCGATAAACAAAGAGAATCAGGGCCGTTGCAGGCTTTAGAAGATATTGTTCCCGATAATATTTTTGCTGCTGCCAGTGATAATGCCAATATGCTGCAAGTTATTTTCTTCGCAATTTTCTTCGGAATTGGCCTTATTCTTATTCCTGAAAAAGAAGCCAAGCCGGTTAAAGATTTCTTTGATGGTTTCAATGAAGTGATCCTGAAAATGATTGATTTGATCATGCTAACCGCACCTTATGGTGTATTTGCCTTATTAGCTGCTCTAGTAGTCGAATCACCAAGTACCGATCTCTTTGCCGCCCTGGCAATGTATGGTGTGACTGTGCTTATAGGTCTAGCTTTAATGATTGGGTTTTACATTCTTTTAGTTTGGGTTGTTACTAAAAATAAACCATCATTCTTTATTAACGGAATTGCACCAGCACAGTTATTGGCTTTTTCTACCAGTTCCAGTGCCGCTACTTTACCGGTAACTATGGAAAGAGTAGAAGAGCATATGGGCGTAAGCCGTGAAGTCTCCAGTTTTGTTTTGCCAATTGGCGCTACAATTAATATGGATGGAACCAGTCTTTACCAGGCGGTTGCCGCTGTTTTTATTGCGCAGGCCTTTGGTATGGATCTAAGTATTGGTGCGCAACTGGGAATTATCGCTACAGCCACTTTAGCCTCTATTGGCTCTGCAGCTGTTCCAGGAGCGGGAATGGTAATGCTGGTAATTGTTCTTGCACAAGCCGGAATTCCAGAAGCAGGATTGGCGCTTATTTTTGCGGTAGATAGGCCTTTAGATATGTGCCGAACTACTGTAAATGTAACTGGTGATGCCGCAGTATCTCTTATGGTTGCTAAATCTGTAAACAAAATGGGCCCACCAAACGTAAAAGAGTGGGACGACGATTATCATCCTGATAGTAATACAGGGGAAAATAAAACTGAATTAGAGAAAAAAGAAAAAGCTTAA
- a CDS encoding DUF1835 domain-containing protein, with product MTKKALHIVNGDSLTAQVEELNLPGEIIVWRELLCEGPCTKEVGSKEFIKQREKFLKEAYDISAENYQERFVSQLKKLKAAKDYDHVVLWFEFDLFCHINMIAAISFYLEHKKEVPFYLVCSKRLKGEDEFLPLSSLSEKNLLNHFKHKIELKEQDLEIASLVWELYCSNDPLKLKKQIKKTSNFEYLSSCMRAHIERFPNSRTGINSLEKNVLKLVKNHHITSYNQLLGYALQYQGYYGYSDSQMERVLEKLKIFYTMENDKIILTQDGIDVLEKKKNFYRDLINDEYYGGAKIYDFLYDSDSHKVLKL from the coding sequence ATGACTAAAAAGGCTTTACATATAGTAAATGGAGATAGTTTAACTGCACAGGTTGAAGAACTTAATCTCCCAGGCGAAATTATTGTTTGGCGGGAATTATTATGCGAAGGCCCCTGTACTAAAGAGGTTGGATCTAAAGAATTCATTAAACAACGTGAAAAGTTTTTAAAGGAAGCTTACGATATTTCTGCCGAAAATTATCAGGAGCGCTTTGTTTCTCAGCTTAAAAAATTGAAAGCAGCCAAAGATTACGATCACGTAGTACTTTGGTTTGAATTCGATCTTTTTTGCCATATCAATATGATAGCGGCTATAAGTTTTTATTTGGAACATAAAAAGGAAGTTCCCTTCTACCTGGTATGTAGCAAGCGTCTTAAAGGAGAAGATGAATTTTTACCACTTTCGAGCCTTTCAGAAAAAAATTTATTGAATCATTTTAAGCATAAAATTGAGCTGAAAGAACAAGATCTAGAGATCGCTAGCCTGGTTTGGGAACTTTATTGTAGTAACGATCCCTTGAAACTAAAGAAACAAATAAAGAAAACTTCCAATTTCGAATACCTTTCCAGCTGCATGAGGGCTCATATTGAGCGATTCCCTAATAGCAGAACAGGCATTAATTCCCTGGAAAAAAACGTGCTTAAATTAGTTAAAAATCATCATATAACCTCTTATAATCAGTTATTGGGTTATGCCTTACAGTACCAGGGTTACTATGGATACAGCGATTCTCAAATGGAAAGAGTGCTGGAAAAATTAAAGATTTTCTATACTATGGAAAATGATAAGATCATCTTAACCCAGGATGGTATCGATGTTCTAGAAAAGAAAAAGAATTTTTACCGTGACCTTATAAATGATGAGTACTATGGAGGAGCCAAAATTTACGATTTTTTATACGACTCAGATTCACACAAGGTTTTAAAACTATAA
- a CDS encoding uracil-DNA glycosylase — MKVAIHPSWKKELADEFEKDYFKNLTEFVKAEYSENTCYPKGSDIFSAFDHSTFSNTKVVILGQDPYHGVGQANGLSFSVNDGIQIPPSLQNIFKEIAEDLGKPVPNSGNLERWANQGVLLLNATLTVRAHQAGSHQKKGWEQFTDRVIEIISSEKENVVFLLWGGYAKKKGAKIDSSKHLILTSGHPSPLSANRGYWFGNKHFSKANEYLKENGKEPIDW, encoded by the coding sequence ATGAAGGTAGCGATACACCCCAGCTGGAAAAAAGAATTGGCTGATGAATTTGAAAAAGATTATTTTAAAAATCTTACAGAATTTGTAAAAGCGGAATATAGTGAAAACACCTGCTATCCTAAGGGAAGTGATATATTTTCAGCCTTTGATCATTCTACATTTTCAAATACTAAAGTGGTAATTTTAGGTCAAGATCCTTACCACGGGGTGGGACAGGCTAACGGACTTTCCTTCTCGGTTAATGATGGTATTCAAATACCTCCTTCACTGCAAAACATTTTTAAGGAAATAGCTGAGGATCTTGGAAAGCCGGTTCCAAATTCCGGAAACCTGGAACGTTGGGCGAACCAGGGTGTTTTATTGCTAAATGCTACTTTAACTGTTAGAGCTCACCAGGCGGGATCTCACCAGAAGAAAGGCTGGGAGCAATTTACCGATAGGGTTATAGAAATTATTTCTTCAGAGAAGGAAAACGTGGTGTTCTTGCTTTGGGGTGGCTATGCGAAAAAGAAAGGAGCCAAAATTGACTCCTCTAAGCATCTTATTTTAACCAGTGGGCATCCTTCCCCTTTAAGTGCGAACCGCGGATATTGGTTCGGTAATAAGCATTTTAGCAAAGCAAATGAATACTTAAAAGAAAACGGAAAAGAGCCTATTGATTGGTAA
- a CDS encoding translation initiation factor has protein sequence MAKKKLGLEDLGGFVFSTNDDFDGNEQEESDETLAPEDQYLEAHFSSKGRGGKTVTIIKGFQGTNDDLVVLGKKLKKKCGVGGSAKDGEIIIQGDDREKIMELLKKDGYNVKRVGG, from the coding sequence ATGGCCAAGAAAAAACTCGGACTTGAGGATTTGGGTGGTTTTGTTTTTTCTACAAATGATGATTTTGATGGAAACGAGCAGGAAGAATCCGATGAAACTTTAGCTCCCGAAGACCAGTACTTAGAAGCTCATTTTAGTAGTAAGGGACGTGGAGGAAAGACCGTGACCATTATTAAAGGTTTCCAGGGAACTAACGATGATTTAGTTGTTCTGGGCAAAAAACTCAAGAAAAAATGCGGTGTTGGTGGTTCGGCTAAAGATGGTGAGATAATAATACAGGGAGATGATCGTGAAAAAATTATGGAACTTCTCAAAAAAGATGGATATAATGTAAAACGAGTAGGTGGTTAA
- a CDS encoding endonuclease MutS2 — MIKIAPKSLIDLEFPVVCQQISDLCITGPGKEKALKLQPYKTGNETLFGLHQTNEYLSSKTRESRIPNHGFETIKNELRTLEIEDSILEVGSFRKISSLSETVNTHIKFFRKFEEYYPSLYKTTAEVEYTKEIVDNIGRVIDKFGELKDDASPLLQSVRRSINSVKGQINSSFAKALTTYHSYGYLDEIRESVVENVRVLAVSAMHRRKVKGGILGNSKTGSIVYIQPEATYQYIRELNNLEYEEKEEIKRILKELTNRIRPFKPLLIDYQNLLCEIDVIAAKAKYAEMTNGLLPKITKEREMQLKDAYHPLLYLSNKKKGDKTYPQSIELAKDNRIIVISGPNAGGKSITLKTVGLLQVMLQSGILVPVHEYSRMCLFEKILTDIGDNQSIENHLSTYSYRLKNMNYFLRKCDDRTLFLIDEFGTGSDPELGGALAETFLEVFYEKESFGILTTHYANLKKLANEMPNMSNANMLFDSNSLEPIYKLQVGEAGSSFTFEVAQKNGIPYSLINRSRKKVEKGKIRFDRSIAKLQKERSKLQKTTDSLKTKELKAAQEKDKLEETNSRIQQKLESYQELYDSNQRLINMGQKVNELSEKYFQNKKKKELIGEFLKFVEIENSKRKKESAKQRRIQKEKEKKVQQEVKKEVSVIRKKKKEEKAKISEKERQEANKPKINPKIGDRVRLEDSRSVGTLDKIEKGKATVNYGMFTTQVDVEKLELVQAMKKK, encoded by the coding sequence ATGATTAAAATTGCACCAAAAAGCCTTATAGACCTTGAATTTCCTGTTGTTTGTCAACAAATTTCAGATTTATGCATCACAGGACCCGGCAAGGAGAAAGCTTTAAAACTTCAGCCTTATAAAACAGGAAATGAAACACTTTTCGGACTTCACCAAACCAATGAATATTTAAGTTCTAAAACCAGGGAAAGCCGAATTCCAAATCATGGTTTTGAAACTATTAAAAACGAGCTGCGCACTCTAGAAATTGAAGACTCTATTTTAGAAGTTGGTAGCTTTAGAAAAATTTCAAGCCTTTCAGAAACGGTAAATACTCACATTAAGTTTTTTAGAAAATTTGAGGAGTATTATCCCAGTTTATATAAAACTACTGCAGAAGTAGAATATACCAAAGAAATTGTAGATAATATTGGCCGTGTGATCGATAAATTTGGGGAATTAAAAGATGATGCTTCTCCCCTATTGCAATCGGTTAGACGCTCTATTAATTCTGTAAAAGGACAGATTAACTCCAGTTTTGCCAAAGCGCTTACCACTTATCATTCTTACGGATATTTAGATGAAATTCGGGAAAGTGTAGTGGAAAATGTTAGGGTTTTAGCCGTGAGCGCCATGCACCGCCGTAAAGTTAAAGGCGGAATTTTAGGCAATTCAAAAACCGGTAGCATAGTTTATATTCAACCGGAAGCCACTTATCAGTATATACGAGAGCTTAATAATCTTGAGTATGAAGAAAAAGAAGAAATAAAACGGATTTTAAAGGAGTTAACTAATAGAATACGGCCTTTTAAACCGCTTTTAATAGATTATCAGAATTTGCTTTGCGAAATAGATGTAATTGCAGCAAAAGCAAAATATGCTGAAATGACCAATGGTCTATTGCCAAAAATCACAAAGGAGCGGGAAATGCAGCTAAAAGATGCCTATCACCCGCTACTCTATTTAAGCAATAAGAAGAAAGGCGATAAAACTTATCCGCAGAGTATTGAACTGGCAAAAGATAACAGGATTATTGTGATCTCGGGTCCTAACGCCGGTGGTAAAAGTATTACTTTAAAAACCGTGGGTTTATTACAGGTAATGCTGCAAAGCGGGATTTTAGTGCCGGTGCACGAATACAGTAGGATGTGTCTTTTTGAAAAAATACTTACTGATATTGGAGACAATCAATCTATAGAAAACCATTTGAGTACGTATAGCTACCGACTTAAGAATATGAATTATTTTCTTCGGAAATGTGATGATAGAACGCTTTTTCTTATCGATGAATTTGGAACCGGAAGTGATCCAGAACTCGGCGGTGCTTTAGCTGAAACTTTCCTGGAAGTTTTTTATGAAAAAGAATCTTTTGGCATCCTAACCACGCATTATGCAAACTTAAAAAAGCTGGCCAACGAGATGCCTAATATGAGCAATGCCAATATGCTTTTTGATTCCAATAGCCTGGAACCTATTTATAAACTTCAGGTTGGGGAAGCCGGTAGTTCATTCACTTTTGAAGTGGCTCAAAAAAATGGTATTCCTTATAGCCTGATTAATCGCTCGCGTAAAAAAGTTGAAAAAGGAAAAATTCGATTTGACAGAAGTATTGCGAAGCTTCAGAAAGAACGTTCCAAACTTCAGAAAACAACAGATTCTTTAAAGACTAAGGAATTAAAGGCAGCGCAGGAAAAGGATAAACTTGAAGAAACCAATAGCAGGATTCAGCAGAAGCTGGAAAGCTACCAGGAATTATATGATAGCAACCAGCGACTCATTAATATGGGCCAAAAGGTGAATGAACTGAGTGAGAAATATTTTCAGAATAAAAAGAAAAAAGAACTCATTGGCGAGTTTCTAAAGTTTGTAGAAATAGAAAATTCTAAGCGTAAAAAAGAATCAGCTAAGCAACGTAGGATCCAAAAAGAAAAAGAGAAAAAGGTTCAGCAAGAAGTTAAGAAAGAGGTTTCGGTAATACGGAAAAAGAAAAAAGAAGAAAAAGCTAAAATCTCTGAAAAAGAACGCCAGGAAGCGAATAAACCAAAGATTAATCCAAAAATAGGTGATAGAGTTAGATTAGAAGACAGCCGTTCTGTAGGGACTTTAGATAAAATAGAAAAAGGAAAAGCCACGGTAAACTACGGGATGTTTACCACGCAGGTAGATGTAGAGAAACTGGAACTGGTGCAGGCAATGAAAAAGAAATAA
- a CDS encoding nucleoside phosphorylase: MPIKASEFIQNPDGSVYHLNLLPEHLADTVITVGDPDRVERITRHFDKVELKVRKREFHTQTGYYRGKRISVISSGIGPDNIDIVINELDALVNIDFKTRELKKETTSLDIIRIGTSGSIQEEIPVDSFLISESAIGFDGLLHFYDSEHVQNKEFAEAFIKHLDWSKQKAAPYVVDGSENLINLMEGPDVHKGVTGTNIGFYGPQGRILRLALQDDKMNDKMASFSFNNKKVTNLEMETSAIYGLSKLLGHNALSMNAIIANRTAGTFSKDPKKVVDDLIKYSLEQLIK; encoded by the coding sequence ATGCCAATAAAAGCTTCAGAATTTATTCAAAATCCCGATGGTAGCGTTTATCATTTAAACTTATTACCAGAGCATCTTGCGGATACTGTAATTACTGTAGGCGATCCAGATCGTGTAGAAAGAATTACAAGACATTTTGATAAAGTTGAACTTAAGGTAAGAAAAAGAGAATTTCATACCCAAACCGGTTATTATAGAGGAAAACGCATTAGTGTAATTTCTTCAGGAATAGGACCTGATAATATTGATATTGTAATAAACGAACTAGATGCGCTGGTAAACATAGATTTTAAAACCCGGGAATTAAAAAAGGAAACTACAAGCCTTGATATTATTAGAATTGGTACCAGCGGTTCTATTCAGGAGGAAATTCCGGTAGATTCTTTCTTAATTAGTGAAAGCGCCATTGGTTTTGACGGACTTCTGCATTTTTATGATAGTGAGCATGTGCAGAATAAGGAATTTGCTGAGGCGTTCATCAAACATTTAGACTGGTCTAAGCAAAAAGCAGCGCCTTACGTTGTTGACGGCAGTGAAAATTTAATTAATCTAATGGAAGGTCCCGACGTCCATAAAGGGGTTACGGGTACCAATATAGGGTTTTATGGTCCACAAGGTAGAATTTTACGTTTAGCGTTACAAGATGACAAAATGAATGATAAAATGGCCTCATTTTCTTTTAATAATAAAAAGGTCACTAATCTTGAAATGGAAACTTCAGCCATTTACGGTTTATCGAAATTGCTTGGTCATAATGCACTTTCAATGAATGCTATTATTGCTAATCGCACTGCGGGAACTTTCTCAAAAGATCCTAAAAAAGTGGTAGACGATTTGATTAAGTACAGTTTGGAACAATTGATAAAATAA
- a CDS encoding thiol-disulfide oxidoreductase DCC family protein, with amino-acid sequence MELPKDKKIILFDGVCNLCNGAVTFIIKHDKKDSFRFASLQSEIGKKLVSERGMDPEELDSIILIDPGVAYYQKSTAALEISRELSGGYSLLKNFLFIPEGLRDGIYNLVARNRYNWYGKKESCMIPTPELKSKFLD; translated from the coding sequence ATGGAATTACCAAAAGATAAAAAAATTATTCTTTTTGATGGCGTGTGTAATCTTTGTAACGGCGCAGTTACCTTTATTATTAAACACGACAAAAAAGATTCTTTCCGTTTTGCTTCTTTGCAAAGTGAAATTGGTAAAAAGCTGGTTTCAGAAAGAGGTATGGATCCCGAGGAACTTGATTCAATAATCTTAATCGATCCCGGAGTAGCTTATTACCAAAAATCTACCGCTGCCCTGGAGATTTCCAGGGAACTTTCCGGCGGATATTCTCTTCTTAAAAACTTCCTGTTTATTCCTGAAGGCTTACGAGATGGTATCTACAATTTAGTAGCCAGGAACCGCTATAATTGGTATGGAAAAAAAGAATCCTGTATGATCCCCACCCCGGAGTTAAAATCTAAATTCCTGGATTAA
- a CDS encoding isopenicillin N synthase family dioxygenase, whose protein sequence is MNNIPSVDLADFISGDPKRKQKFVDEIGKAYEEIGFVALKNHFLDNDLEENLYKEVKTFFDLPLEVKKKYEIEGLAGQRGYISFGKEHAKGKKEGDLKEFWHFGQEPAADANLTEEYPENVQVAELKNFNKVGIEAYRMLEKTGIYVLRALALYIGLEEHYFDHWASNGNSILRPIHYPPITEEPKGAVRAGAHGDINLITLLMGASTGGLQVLRKDGEWIDAVPQEDELVINVGDMLERHTNNKLRSTIHRVINPPKDQWDKPRYSIPFFMHPRSEMRLDCLEECIDEENPKQYEDITAGDFLHQRLVEIGLLKK, encoded by the coding sequence ATGAATAATATTCCCAGCGTAGATCTTGCTGATTTTATTTCTGGAGATCCAAAACGAAAACAAAAATTCGTTGATGAAATTGGGAAGGCTTATGAGGAAATTGGTTTTGTAGCTTTAAAAAACCATTTTTTAGATAATGACCTAGAAGAAAATTTATATAAAGAAGTAAAGACCTTTTTTGACCTTCCATTAGAGGTAAAGAAAAAATATGAGATTGAAGGCCTTGCCGGGCAACGTGGCTATATCTCCTTTGGGAAAGAACACGCCAAAGGTAAAAAAGAAGGTGATCTTAAAGAATTCTGGCATTTTGGCCAGGAACCGGCAGCCGATGCCAATCTTACCGAAGAATACCCTGAAAACGTACAGGTAGCTGAACTGAAAAATTTCAATAAAGTTGGAATTGAAGCTTACCGAATGCTGGAAAAAACCGGTATTTATGTACTACGAGCATTAGCTTTATATATTGGACTGGAAGAACATTATTTTGATCATTGGGCGAGCAACGGAAATAGTATTTTAAGACCTATCCACTACCCTCCAATTACCGAGGAGCCTAAAGGTGCGGTTAGAGCAGGTGCTCATGGTGATATAAATCTTATCACTTTACTTATGGGAGCCTCTACAGGAGGTTTACAGGTTTTAAGAAAAGATGGAGAATGGATTGATGCTGTACCGCAGGAAGATGAGTTGGTAATAAATGTTGGAGATATGTTAGAAAGACATACCAATAATAAATTACGTTCTACCATTCACCGTGTGATCAACCCACCGAAGGACCAATGGGACAAACCAAGATATTCTATTCCTTTCTTTATGCATCCTAGAAGCGAAATGCGTTTAGATTGTTTAGAGGAATGTATAGATGAAGAAAACCCAAAACAATACGAAGATATTACCGCCGGTGATTTTCTACATCAACGCCTGGTTGAAATCGGACTCCTAAAAAAATAA
- the ppk1 gene encoding polyphosphate kinase 1, which produces MQEPQEIPLRHRDLNWLSFNARVLQEAEDKINPLYERIRFLAIFSSNLDEYFRVRVAQLRQMKRVEKSIRKKLALKPTRTTKEILEEVKLQQHKFGEIYQKQILPELAKNGIYLIDADHFNKVQKEFAADFFQQKIKEHIKPEIIDLEEENELFLENAELYLVVSFTNKEKLGLVNIPVDACGRFVKLEGDGEENSITYLDEIIRSQVSDIFKDQSIEGVYEIKLSRDAELYIEDIYEGVLAEKIYDSLAQRTDGQPTRLLYDAKMPDFLHKKIRKLLKLGKIDMMPGGKYHNFNDFFSFPDPTNNPELHYKEMPEIEHKVLTNSKNYFETISEKDQAVHFPYMSFSYVEKFLEQAVKDKDVTAIKISLYRVADESRLTSLLLKALENGKQVTVFVEAKARFDEENNIIWGRKFEEKGANVIYSYPKIKVHSKIMLVQRMEGEDLVNYSYIGTGNFNSETSKIYCDHAIFTSNKQIAKELSRLFKVLEGELIIPREKNLLISPFSTRQEFIKLIYNEIDNAREGKKAKITAKMNSLEDPEMIELLYKASNAGVEIRLLVRGFTCLVPGIEGLSENIYITSIVDRFLEHGRIYIFENGGDEKIYYGSADWMSRNLSRRIEVLSPILDKDVAQEFKEILDIQLKDNVKARIQDADEKNEYVKKGENEKSVRSQYEIYNYLQEKHSL; this is translated from the coding sequence ATGCAGGAACCACAAGAAATTCCATTAAGGCATAGAGACCTTAACTGGTTGAGTTTTAACGCGAGAGTCTTACAGGAGGCTGAAGATAAGATCAATCCGCTTTACGAGCGGATTCGTTTTTTGGCCATTTTTTCATCAAATTTAGACGAATATTTTAGAGTAAGAGTGGCGCAGCTTCGGCAAATGAAGCGTGTAGAGAAAAGTATTCGCAAAAAACTCGCTTTAAAACCCACAAGAACCACCAAAGAAATTCTTGAAGAGGTTAAACTTCAGCAACATAAATTTGGGGAAATCTACCAGAAACAAATTCTACCAGAACTTGCTAAAAATGGAATTTATTTAATAGATGCCGATCATTTTAATAAGGTTCAAAAAGAATTTGCGGCTGACTTTTTTCAGCAGAAAATAAAAGAGCATATCAAACCAGAAATAATTGATCTTGAAGAAGAAAATGAATTGTTCCTGGAAAATGCCGAATTATACCTGGTGGTAAGCTTTACGAATAAGGAAAAGCTTGGGCTTGTAAATATTCCCGTAGATGCCTGCGGAAGATTCGTTAAACTTGAAGGTGATGGTGAAGAGAACTCAATCACTTATTTAGACGAAATTATTAGAAGTCAGGTAAGTGATATTTTTAAAGATCAAAGTATAGAAGGTGTTTATGAAATTAAACTTTCACGAGATGCCGAGCTTTATATTGAAGATATTTATGAAGGAGTCTTAGCTGAAAAAATTTATGATTCCCTGGCTCAAAGAACCGATGGCCAGCCTACCCGTTTGCTATATGATGCTAAAATGCCAGATTTTCTTCATAAGAAAATAAGAAAACTTCTGAAGTTGGGAAAAATAGATATGATGCCCGGTGGAAAATATCATAATTTCAACGATTTCTTTTCCTTCCCCGATCCTACAAATAATCCCGAGCTGCACTATAAGGAAATGCCCGAAATAGAACACAAAGTTTTAACTAATTCCAAGAATTATTTCGAGACAATTTCAGAAAAAGACCAGGCGGTTCATTTCCCATATATGTCTTTTTCCTACGTTGAAAAATTTCTGGAACAAGCGGTTAAGGATAAAGACGTAACTGCAATTAAAATATCTCTTTACCGTGTGGCAGATGAGTCTAGACTAACCAGTTTGTTACTAAAAGCCTTAGAAAATGGAAAACAAGTTACTGTATTCGTAGAGGCAAAAGCGAGGTTTGACGAAGAAAATAATATAATTTGGGGACGTAAGTTTGAAGAAAAAGGTGCTAATGTAATTTACTCCTACCCAAAAATTAAGGTTCACTCCAAAATTATGCTGGTACAGCGTATGGAAGGGGAAGATTTGGTTAATTATTCATACATAGGTACGGGGAATTTTAATAGTGAGACTTCCAAAATATACTGTGATCACGCAATTTTCACTTCTAATAAACAAATAGCGAAAGAATTATCTCGCCTATTTAAAGTATTGGAGGGAGAATTAATTATTCCACGGGAAAAGAACTTATTAATCTCACCGTTTTCCACCCGTCAGGAATTTATTAAACTCATTTATAACGAAATTGATAACGCGAGAGAAGGCAAAAAGGCAAAGATCACGGCCAAAATGAATAGTCTTGAAGATCCCGAAATGATCGAGTTACTTTACAAAGCAAGTAATGCCGGCGTAGAAATAAGATTATTGGTTCGCGGATTTACCTGTTTAGTTCCAGGAATTGAAGGTTTAAGTGAAAATATTTATATTACCAGTATTGTTGATCGTTTTTTAGAGCACGGTAGAATTTATATTTTTGAAAATGGAGGCGACGAAAAGATATATTACGGTAGCGCAGATTGGATGTCTCGTAATCTCTCGCGCCGCATAGAGGTGCTCTCCCCTATTCTAGATAAAGATGTTGCACAGGAATTTAAAGAAATTCTTGATATTCAGCTTAAGGATAATGTAAAAGCGAGGATTCAGGATGCCGATGAAAAGAATGAATATGTGAAAAAAGGAGAAAACGAAAAGTCGGTGCGGTCACAGTATGAGATTTATAATTACTTACAGGAAAAACATAGCTTATGA